From Sediminibacterium sp. TEGAF015, a single genomic window includes:
- the moaA gene encoding GTP 3',8-cyclase MoaA, with protein MLIDQYNRIHDYLRISLTDNCNLRCFYCMPEEDYAFMPNQRLMQKDEIVQLATLFVQNGVKKIRLTGGEPLVRKDAAAIIKELGKLGVNLTMTTNATRIHLFIDELKEAGIHSLNISLDTLQREKFQLLTRRDQFDQVKSNIDLLLAHGFNLKINVVVVKGMNAHEITDFIAWTKNTPLQIRFIEFMPFDGNKWNSEKLVTLQEMLEIIGKTYRIAPAMNEPNDTSKRFSIENHSGSFAVISTMSAPFCNTCNRIRLTADGKIKNCLFSSDETDLLTALRAGENILPLIEDSIYKKHRELGGQFSKEFEKINAELLHNRSMIAIGG; from the coding sequence ATGCTGATTGATCAATACAATAGAATACATGATTATCTGCGAATTTCTTTAACGGACAATTGCAATTTGCGTTGCTTTTATTGTATGCCCGAAGAAGACTATGCATTTATGCCCAATCAACGGTTGATGCAAAAAGATGAGATTGTTCAACTGGCTACTTTGTTTGTTCAAAATGGAGTTAAAAAAATAAGATTAACAGGAGGGGAGCCCTTGGTTCGAAAAGATGCTGCTGCCATTATAAAAGAGTTAGGTAAGCTGGGTGTTAATTTAACCATGACTACCAATGCAACCCGGATTCATCTTTTCATTGATGAGTTAAAAGAAGCTGGCATACATTCTTTGAATATTAGTTTAGACACTTTACAAAGGGAAAAGTTTCAACTCCTTACCAGAAGAGATCAGTTTGATCAGGTAAAAAGCAATATTGATTTATTGTTGGCGCATGGTTTCAATCTGAAAATAAATGTAGTAGTGGTGAAAGGAATGAATGCCCATGAAATAACAGATTTTATTGCTTGGACAAAAAATACACCCCTGCAAATCCGGTTTATTGAATTCATGCCATTTGATGGAAATAAATGGAATAGTGAAAAACTGGTTACGCTGCAGGAGATGCTGGAAATTATAGGGAAAACGTATAGAATTGCTCCGGCCATGAATGAGCCCAATGATACCAGTAAGCGATTTTCAATAGAAAATCATTCAGGGAGCTTTGCCGTAATAAGTACCATGAGCGCACCTTTTTGCAATACTTGTAATCGTATCCGCTTAACAGCTGATGGAAAAATAAAGAATTGTCTGTTTTCATCTGATGAAACGGATTTATTAACTGCATTACGTGCCGGTGAAAATATACTTCCATTAATAGAGGACTCGATTTATAAAAAGCACCGGGAATTGGGTGGCCAGTTTTCAAAAGAGTTTGAAAAAATAAATGCCGAACTATTGCACAACAGAAGCATGATTGCAATTGGCGGATAA
- a CDS encoding nucleotidyltransferase family protein — protein MILAAGQASRIGKAKMLLPYKDKTILEKIVDEVLPLDPNRITIVTGHYHQEIKSIIHNPIVMLVHNAGYQKGMSSSIQTGLKAMQEQCPDLQFLFILVADQPFLDQALLQKMIQLHKETKKGLVAASYEGVSGTPLLLAAKYFDKLYQLEGDKGARAILHQYPDDLALVDFELGWLDIDTESDYARFCEIIKTGNAD, from the coding sequence ATGATACTAGCTGCTGGCCAAGCTTCCCGTATAGGAAAGGCTAAAATGTTATTGCCATACAAAGACAAAACCATTTTGGAAAAAATTGTTGATGAGGTATTACCCCTTGATCCGAATAGGATAACAATTGTAACGGGTCATTATCATCAGGAAATAAAATCAATTATTCATAATCCTATAGTTATGCTGGTGCATAATGCAGGTTATCAAAAAGGAATGAGTAGTTCCATACAAACAGGGCTAAAGGCCATGCAAGAACAATGTCCCGATTTGCAATTCTTGTTTATCCTAGTTGCCGATCAGCCATTTTTAGATCAGGCTCTTTTGCAAAAAATGATTCAGCTGCATAAAGAAACAAAAAAGGGTTTGGTAGCCGCAAGTTATGAGGGTGTTTCGGGAACACCCCTGCTGCTTGCGGCAAAATATTTTGACAAATTGTACCAATTGGAAGGAGATAAAGGAGCGCGGGCTATATTGCATCAATATCCGGATGATTTGGCGCTAGTTGATTTTGAACTGGGATGGCTGGATATTGATACGGAATCTGATTATGCGCGGTTTTGTGAAATTATAAAAACAGGAAATGCTGATTGA
- a CDS encoding XdhC family protein: MKELADIVQAFEQMVQEKQRMALATVVHVEGSSYRRPGARMLVSEDGRYIGAISGGCLEGDALRKAALAISKGKKKLVVYDTTDEDDAKLGVQLGCNGIVSILFEPIDTDHHDLIQGLKEMLLMRSPQILVTGFNRNHGEHWGTLLYSQVAAIELPILQEEVQRVLAQKKSAHIEINTGKAQQEIYIEYIMPPVSIIIVGAGNDSIPLESMARQIGWETTVVDGRPTHANAQRFAKASRILVGKPEWVVPQLLIDDRTAIVLMTHNYNYDLAFLQAIQAYTFSYIGLLGPSAKRDRLLQDLKDQGVLFSETQIRHIYGPTGLALGAETSAEIALSVCAEIMAVMENRTPIHLRDQLTPIHSKQ, encoded by the coding sequence ATGAAGGAATTAGCGGACATTGTTCAAGCATTTGAACAAATGGTACAAGAGAAGCAACGTATGGCGTTGGCTACTGTTGTACATGTTGAAGGGTCTTCCTACAGAAGACCCGGCGCCCGTATGCTGGTGAGTGAAGATGGCAGGTATATTGGTGCCATCAGTGGAGGTTGTCTGGAGGGAGATGCATTACGAAAAGCAGCATTGGCCATAAGTAAGGGCAAGAAAAAATTAGTAGTATATGATACTACTGATGAAGATGATGCCAAGCTGGGTGTTCAGTTGGGATGCAATGGTATCGTTAGTATTTTATTTGAACCAATAGATACGGATCACCATGATTTGATACAGGGGCTGAAGGAAATGCTTCTGATGAGAAGCCCACAGATTTTGGTTACCGGCTTTAATCGCAATCACGGAGAACATTGGGGTACTTTGTTGTATAGTCAAGTTGCAGCAATTGAATTGCCAATTTTACAAGAAGAAGTTCAGCGCGTACTTGCACAGAAAAAATCAGCGCATATTGAGATTAATACAGGCAAAGCTCAACAAGAAATATATATTGAATATATTATGCCACCTGTTTCAATTATTATAGTGGGAGCAGGAAATGATTCCATTCCTCTGGAGTCAATGGCAAGACAGATTGGATGGGAAACCACAGTTGTGGATGGACGACCAACGCATGCGAATGCACAGCGTTTTGCAAAAGCTAGCCGAATTCTGGTAGGTAAGCCAGAATGGGTAGTTCCTCAGTTGTTAATAGACGATCGAACTGCGATTGTATTGATGACACATAATTACAATTACGATCTGGCTTTTTTACAAGCCATACAAGCATATACTTTCAGCTATATTGGCTTATTGGGACCTTCAGCAAAAAGAGATCGTTTGCTGCAGGATTTGAAAGATCAGGGAGTCCTGTTTTCAGAAACGCAAATCAGGCATATATACGGTCCAACCGGATTGGCATTGGGTGCAGAAACTTCTGCAGAAATTGCACTTTCTGTTTGTGCTGAAATCATGGCCGTAATGGAAAACAGAACCCCAATACACTTAAGAGATCAGTTGACCCCCATACACAGCAAACAATGA
- a CDS encoding c-type cytochrome produces MKTGIKYLSVLLTGSFLTLAFVQPFNLKQSMEAGKKVYETSCMNCHMQDGKGLEGAFPPVAKSDFLKKSPNEIIDVIIKGQSGEIKVNGVKYNGAMPSMEYLSDQEISDVLNYIQNSWGNKITKPVLPEQVKKRRS; encoded by the coding sequence ATGAAAACTGGAATAAAATATTTGTCGGTACTGTTGACGGGAAGTTTTCTCACTCTTGCTTTTGTACAGCCTTTTAATTTGAAACAAAGTATGGAAGCTGGAAAAAAGGTATATGAAACAAGCTGTATGAATTGCCATATGCAAGATGGCAAAGGCTTAGAAGGAGCATTTCCTCCAGTTGCTAAATCAGATTTTTTGAAAAAAAGCCCGAATGAAATTATTGATGTAATAATCAAAGGGCAGTCGGGAGAGATTAAAGTGAATGGAGTAAAGTATAACGGGGCTATGCCAAGTATGGAATATCTTTCTGATCAAGAAATATCCGATGTGTTAAATTATATTCAGAATAGCTGGGGTAATAAAATCACCAAGCCTGTTTTGCCTGAGCAGGTGAAGAAGCGTAGATCTTAA
- a CDS encoding xanthine dehydrogenase family protein molybdopterin-binding subunit has translation MTQQKSSIDRRNFLRLTGLTGAGLIMGMGVKADGTSIIENITAAGNAFELSPLVMIDQTGVVTIFNTKPEIGQGTYQSVPALIAEELEVPMDKLVIKQTGGEKKYGPAQFVGGSSSVRTQYISLRKVGAAAKEMLLTAASKQWDVPVAECYAENATVIHRPSGKKIGYGELAEAASKLEAPKNPTLKNPKDFKILGKSAPRMDIPMKVNGSAKFGIDAAVPGMVYASIERCKVFGSKLVSFDATAAKKVKGVIAVETCERIHGIYKSEGVAVIAENYWAALQGRKALVVKWDHQGNDQFNSKDYEQSMRDAAKKEGAVEHQQGNFDQAFSGSPVKLEAFYETPVVSHSPVEPMNCLASWTEGNKLEIWTSTQVPGSVMNEFSKTYGVKQEDLKLHVLFNGGGFGRRLYPDYIHEAVQLSKKVGKPVKSIWTREDDTQQGPFRPMTFSAMKGALDASGKAIAFQHKVISGTLDMKKDYDVTKADGTMTEGISEQKYEIEHMKNLYVHHYLHVPLAAWRAVTSTTLAFAHECFIDEMAVAAKKDPMAFRLGMLTKDSDTKTILNKLKEVSNWDKPLPAGWGRGVAQYEFFAGQAGFVIEVSKKGTGVKIEKVIAVIDLGTVVNPDNTRAQVEGSAVMALTAAIKGGITFDKGATVQSNFHNNPLVRINEMPKVEVHILANGGDKIKGVGEPGLPPFAPALCNAIFAATGKRIRRLPFDINKIA, from the coding sequence ATGACTCAGCAAAAATCTTCCATCGATCGCAGAAACTTTTTACGCCTGACTGGTTTAACTGGTGCCGGTTTAATAATGGGAATGGGTGTAAAAGCCGATGGCACTTCAATTATCGAGAATATTACAGCAGCCGGCAATGCATTTGAATTGTCTCCTCTGGTCATGATTGATCAAACTGGAGTTGTAACCATATTCAACACTAAACCTGAAATTGGTCAGGGTACTTATCAATCCGTGCCTGCATTAATAGCAGAAGAATTGGAAGTGCCAATGGATAAATTGGTTATCAAACAAACAGGTGGTGAAAAAAAGTACGGTCCTGCACAGTTTGTAGGGGGGAGTTCATCTGTTAGAACACAGTATATCAGCTTGCGCAAAGTTGGCGCTGCGGCCAAAGAAATGCTACTGACTGCTGCCAGTAAACAATGGGATGTACCGGTAGCAGAGTGCTATGCTGAAAATGCAACCGTTATTCATCGTCCCAGTGGTAAAAAAATTGGCTATGGCGAATTGGCTGAAGCAGCTTCCAAATTGGAAGCACCTAAGAATCCAACTTTAAAGAATCCAAAAGATTTTAAAATATTAGGCAAGTCTGCTCCCCGGATGGACATTCCTATGAAAGTAAATGGCAGTGCCAAATTTGGTATTGATGCTGCTGTTCCGGGTATGGTATATGCATCAATTGAGCGTTGCAAGGTGTTTGGAAGTAAACTGGTGAGTTTTGATGCAACTGCTGCTAAAAAAGTAAAAGGAGTAATTGCTGTAGAAACTTGTGAGAGAATTCACGGGATTTATAAATCGGAAGGAGTTGCGGTAATTGCTGAAAATTATTGGGCAGCTCTTCAGGGCAGAAAAGCATTGGTGGTTAAATGGGATCATCAGGGCAATGACCAGTTCAATTCAAAAGACTACGAACAAAGCATGCGGGATGCTGCTAAAAAAGAAGGAGCAGTAGAACATCAGCAAGGAAATTTTGATCAGGCATTTTCTGGCTCACCGGTTAAACTAGAAGCATTTTATGAAACACCTGTTGTTTCCCATTCTCCTGTAGAACCTATGAACTGTCTGGCTTCCTGGACAGAAGGAAATAAATTGGAAATATGGACATCTACGCAAGTGCCAGGAAGTGTGATGAATGAGTTTTCAAAAACATATGGTGTAAAGCAGGAAGATTTAAAATTACATGTATTGTTTAATGGCGGTGGTTTCGGAAGAAGATTGTATCCCGATTATATTCATGAAGCGGTTCAGTTGAGTAAGAAAGTGGGTAAGCCGGTAAAATCCATCTGGACTCGTGAAGACGATACGCAACAGGGACCTTTCAGACCTATGACTTTTTCTGCCATGAAAGGAGCTTTGGATGCAAGTGGTAAAGCGATTGCCTTTCAGCATAAAGTAATATCCGGCACCCTTGATATGAAAAAGGATTACGATGTTACAAAGGCTGATGGCACCATGACCGAAGGCATAAGTGAGCAGAAATATGAAATTGAACATATGAAGAATCTCTATGTTCATCACTATCTACATGTACCATTGGCTGCATGGAGAGCGGTAACCAGTACAACCCTTGCTTTTGCGCATGAGTGTTTCATTGATGAAATGGCAGTGGCTGCTAAAAAAGATCCTATGGCTTTCCGTTTGGGAATGTTGACCAAGGACTCTGATACTAAAACAATTTTGAATAAATTAAAAGAAGTGTCCAACTGGGATAAACCTTTGCCAGCCGGATGGGGAAGAGGGGTAGCGCAGTACGAATTTTTTGCTGGACAGGCGGGATTTGTGATTGAAGTTTCTAAAAAAGGAACTGGTGTAAAAATTGAAAAGGTAATTGCAGTAATTGATTTGGGTACAGTAGTGAATCCAGATAACACCCGCGCACAAGTAGAAGGTTCAGCTGTGATGGCTTTAACCGCTGCTATTAAAGGTGGTATTACTTTTGACAAAGGCGCAACGGTTCAATCCAATTTCCATAACAATCCACTGGTTCGCATTAACGAAATGCCCAAAGTGGAAGTACATATACTGGCCAATGGCGGAGATAAAATCAAAGGAGTGGGTGAACCTGGCCTACCTCCTTTTGCACCTGCTTTGTGTAACGCCATTTTTGCTGCTACAGGAAAGCGCATCCGTAGATTACCTTTTGACATTAATAAGATAGCATAG
- a CDS encoding (2Fe-2S)-binding protein: protein MITLNINNTNYQVDASAEMPLLWAIRDMVGLTGTKFGCGIAQCGACTVHVDGKPVRSCSFPIAAAVGKKITTIEGMKDKIAEAVQNAWIELQVPQCGYCQSGQIMSATALLITKPHPTDADIDAAMQGNLCRCGTYQRIRSAIHRAAEMIK, encoded by the coding sequence ATGATAACATTGAATATTAATAACACCAATTATCAGGTGGATGCAAGTGCAGAAATGCCATTGCTTTGGGCAATCAGAGATATGGTCGGTTTAACCGGAACCAAGTTTGGATGCGGGATTGCACAGTGTGGTGCCTGCACTGTACATGTAGATGGTAAACCTGTTCGTTCCTGCAGTTTTCCAATAGCTGCAGCGGTAGGAAAAAAGATTACGACTATTGAAGGGATGAAGGATAAAATTGCGGAAGCAGTTCAAAATGCCTGGATAGAATTACAAGTACCGCAGTGTGGGTACTGTCAATCAGGTCAAATCATGAGTGCAACTGCCTTGTTGATAACAAAGCCCCATCCAACTGATGCAGATATTGATGCTGCCATGCAAGGTAATTTATGCAGGTGTGGAACTTATCAACGGATTCGCAGTGCTATTCATCGTGCTGCTGAAATGATTAAGTAA
- a CDS encoding MBL fold metallo-hydrolase, which translates to MKISFHGAARTVTGSKHVITLKNGKKILLDCGLFQGMGKHTEELNAHFGFDPAEINYLILSHAHIDHSGLIPKLVKEGFKGNIYATEATAALAEILLEDSAEIQRDDTKFINKRRAKKGLPPYEPLYDLEDAAKAIELFTFVPYREWVKIDEDIAVCFTDAGHIIGSAAVHLRIIEEGKTNKITFSGDVGRYNDAILKSPETYDQADYIILESTYGNKLHDEVFGIADTLLKWIVSTCLEKKGKLIIPAFSVGRTQELLYALNQLDLEKRLPPVPVYVDSPLSREATQLLKQYPENFNKRVKKIMEQDNDPFDFKELKFIKTVDESKALNEDGRPCVIISASGMADAGRVKHHIMNNIEKDWNTILIVGYCDPFSLGGQLTAGKKEVKIFGELYPVKAEVGVMRSMSAHGDYEDLCQFLACQNSELVRKLFLVHGEYDVQIDFAARLRRKHFKEVVIPDLHETYLLD; encoded by the coding sequence ATGAAGATTTCCTTTCATGGAGCTGCCCGAACGGTAACCGGCTCCAAGCATGTGATTACCCTGAAAAACGGGAAGAAAATATTACTGGACTGTGGCTTGTTTCAGGGTATGGGAAAGCATACAGAAGAATTAAATGCACATTTTGGTTTTGACCCTGCAGAAATCAATTACCTGATATTATCCCATGCGCATATTGATCATTCCGGGTTAATTCCTAAATTGGTTAAAGAAGGCTTTAAGGGAAATATATATGCTACAGAAGCAACAGCAGCGCTCGCTGAGATTCTGCTGGAAGATTCTGCTGAAATACAAAGAGACGATACCAAATTTATCAATAAACGCAGAGCAAAAAAGGGGCTGCCTCCTTATGAACCTTTGTACGATCTGGAAGATGCAGCCAAAGCAATTGAGCTTTTTACCTTTGTGCCCTACAGGGAATGGGTTAAAATTGATGAGGATATTGCTGTTTGTTTTACTGATGCAGGACATATTATTGGTTCTGCTGCCGTTCATTTAAGAATTATTGAGGAGGGAAAAACGAACAAGATTACTTTTAGCGGAGATGTAGGCCGTTACAATGATGCTATTCTCAAATCGCCTGAAACCTATGATCAGGCTGATTATATTATTCTGGAAAGTACTTATGGAAATAAGTTGCACGATGAAGTCTTTGGTATTGCCGATACCTTATTAAAATGGATTGTAAGTACTTGCCTGGAAAAAAAAGGGAAGTTGATTATTCCTGCATTTAGTGTAGGGCGAACCCAGGAATTATTGTATGCATTGAACCAGCTGGATCTGGAAAAAAGACTTCCTCCTGTTCCTGTTTATGTGGATAGTCCGCTTAGTAGGGAAGCAACTCAGTTGCTTAAACAGTATCCGGAAAACTTTAATAAACGGGTGAAGAAAATTATGGAACAGGATAATGATCCATTTGATTTCAAAGAACTTAAGTTCATTAAAACCGTGGATGAAAGCAAGGCACTGAATGAAGATGGGCGTCCTTGCGTAATTATTTCTGCAAGTGGTATGGCCGATGCAGGCAGGGTGAAGCACCATATCATGAACAATATTGAAAAAGATTGGAATACCATTTTAATTGTTGGATACTGCGACCCTTTTAGTTTGGGTGGGCAACTAACTGCAGGTAAAAAAGAAGTAAAAATATTTGGAGAACTGTATCCAGTTAAGGCAGAAGTAGGGGTCATGAGAAGCATGAGTGCCCATGGGGATTATGAAGATTTATGCCAGTTTCTGGCCTGTCAGAATTCGGAGCTAGTGCGAAAACTGTTCTTGGTGCATGGGGAATATGATGTGCAGATTGATTTTGCAGCCCGATTGCGCAGGAAGCATTTTAAGGAAGTTGTGATTCCAGATTTGCATGAGACCTATTTGCTGGATTAA
- a CDS encoding DUF4442 domain-containing protein codes for MNPQFPAFKKIITHPVRFAFFKLIKLPAAFIAGLRVGYIDEKQTVILVKHGWLNQNPFKSMYFAVQAMAAEMSTGLFPVGQTYRRKPPVSMLVVGLEAKFIKKATGLISFTCNDGLKVAQLIDEAIATKEGRTIVCTSIGTNEQGEVVAEFHITWSFKSK; via the coding sequence ATGAATCCTCAGTTTCCTGCTTTCAAAAAAATTATTACCCATCCAGTCCGTTTTGCTTTTTTTAAACTGATTAAATTACCTGCTGCGTTCATTGCAGGGTTAAGAGTTGGCTATATAGACGAAAAGCAAACTGTTATATTAGTAAAGCATGGATGGCTTAATCAAAATCCTTTTAAGTCGATGTACTTTGCGGTACAGGCAATGGCTGCTGAAATGAGCACTGGCTTATTTCCTGTAGGACAAACCTATCGAAGAAAACCACCCGTTAGTATGCTGGTTGTTGGATTAGAAGCAAAGTTTATTAAAAAAGCAACTGGCCTTATTTCCTTTACTTGTAATGATGGCCTAAAAGTTGCTCAGCTGATTGATGAAGCTATAGCTACCAAAGAAGGGAGAACCATTGTTTGTACCTCTATTGGCACCAATGAACAAGGGGAAGTAGTTGCAGAGTTTCATATTACCTGGAGTTTTAAATCGAAATAA
- a CDS encoding MlaE family ABC transporter permease, whose protein sequence is MNFFTHLGRFLLMLKGMFSKPENFRMYWKEFMHQCVEIGMGALPIVIIISLFLGAVTTIQTAYQLVSPLVPQSTIAQIVRDSMILELSPTVLSIVLAGVIGSKIASELGNMRVTEQIDALEIMGINTKAYLVLPKILGALIVVPCLIVISAVLGIWGGRMAGSMAGILAPDTFDIGLRQNLNFYNINFALYKAYTFAFIISSIPAYYGYYVKGGSLEIGRASTSAVVVSCILILLADYLLAALLL, encoded by the coding sequence ATGAATTTTTTCACACATTTAGGAAGATTCCTGTTAATGCTGAAAGGCATGTTTTCCAAGCCGGAAAATTTCAGAATGTACTGGAAAGAATTCATGCACCAATGTGTTGAAATTGGAATGGGTGCATTGCCCATAGTTATCATTATTTCCCTTTTTCTCGGAGCAGTTACAACTATTCAAACTGCATATCAGCTGGTAAGTCCTTTGGTTCCTCAAAGTACTATCGCGCAAATTGTGCGGGACAGTATGATACTGGAATTGTCGCCTACCGTATTAAGCATTGTGTTAGCTGGAGTTATTGGCAGTAAAATTGCCAGTGAATTGGGAAATATGCGCGTAACAGAACAGATAGATGCACTGGAAATCATGGGAATCAATACCAAGGCTTATCTGGTGCTTCCCAAAATTTTAGGGGCACTAATAGTGGTGCCTTGTTTAATTGTGATTTCTGCTGTATTGGGTATTTGGGGAGGAAGAATGGCTGGTTCCATGGCGGGTATTTTAGCACCTGATACTTTTGATATTGGTTTAAGACAAAACCTGAATTTCTATAATATCAATTTCGCTTTGTACAAGGCCTATACTTTCGCATTCATCATCAGCAGTATTCCTGCTTATTATGGTTATTATGTTAAAGGAGGTTCTTTAGAAATTGGAAGGGCAAGTACCAGTGCAGTGGTGGTAAGTTGTATCCTGATTTTACTTGCGGATTATTTACTTGCTGCGCTCTTGTTATAA
- a CDS encoding NADP-dependent malic enzyme, with the protein MSTDKQSNLRREQALEYHASGRPGKIEVVPTKEAKTQRDLSLAYSPGVAEPCKEIKENPENIYKYTAKGNLVGVITNGTAVLGLGDIGAEASKPVMEGKGVLFKIFADIDVFDIEINEKDPEKFVQIVKSLEPTFGGINLEDIKAPECFYIEQQLKEQMKIPVMHDDQHGTAIISSAAMLNALELQKKRIDKVRFVINGAGAAAMACINLYVALGAKCENFIVFDKDGVLHTGRTDLGPDRMRFAVKRDDWTLAKAMKDADVFLGLSVGNVVTQDMVKSMARNPIVFAMANPDPEITYEDAVAVRKDIIMATGRSDYPNQVNNVLGFPYIFRGALDVRATQINEAMKLAAVRALAELTKTPVPDIVNLAYNQNNMSFGPLYIIPKPLDPRLLSTIAPAVAKAAIESGVAQKKIVNWDAYVLELNKRLGLDNQLFRVVSNKARRDPKRLVFAEADNLKILKAATIIYDEGIAYPILLGDPEKINRIAESNSIDLSDIPIVDPRSDAMEHKREFYGELFFKKRQRKGFNHHESLKVMKDRNHFGCMMVETGDADAMLSGLTKNYAEAIRPALQIIGTEPGVKKIAGMYLLLTKKGPMFLADTTVNFHPTAEELADITQMVAKEVRSFNLTPRIAMLSYSNFGSSDSPEAKLVAEATRILKQRDPNLIVDGEMQGSLAFNQEILGDNYPFSDLVDQEVNVLMFPNLTAGNVAYNLLKELGGADAIGPILLGLKKPVHVLQLGSSVRNIINMALVAVVDAQMKSRVDTAEEVKRSSWWKSRRKNKNSNN; encoded by the coding sequence AAGACCGGGCAAGATTGAAGTGGTGCCTACCAAGGAAGCAAAGACGCAGCGTGATCTTTCTTTGGCGTATAGCCCAGGTGTAGCAGAACCTTGTAAGGAAATTAAAGAGAATCCAGAAAACATTTATAAATACACGGCCAAGGGAAACCTGGTGGGTGTAATTACCAATGGTACAGCCGTATTGGGTTTGGGAGATATTGGTGCTGAAGCCAGTAAGCCTGTCATGGAAGGAAAAGGGGTATTGTTTAAAATTTTTGCGGATATAGATGTATTTGATATAGAAATAAATGAGAAGGATCCTGAAAAATTTGTACAAATTGTTAAATCCCTAGAACCCACATTTGGTGGAATCAATCTGGAAGATATTAAAGCACCTGAATGCTTTTACATTGAGCAACAGTTGAAGGAGCAGATGAAAATTCCGGTGATGCACGATGATCAGCATGGAACGGCCATTATCAGCAGTGCTGCCATGCTGAATGCATTGGAGCTTCAGAAGAAAAGAATTGATAAGGTACGTTTTGTAATTAATGGAGCAGGTGCTGCTGCCATGGCCTGCATTAATTTATATGTTGCATTAGGTGCAAAATGTGAGAATTTTATTGTGTTTGATAAGGATGGTGTATTGCATACAGGAAGAACAGATCTGGGACCAGACCGTATGCGGTTTGCGGTTAAAAGAGACGACTGGACTTTAGCAAAAGCCATGAAAGATGCAGATGTATTTCTGGGTTTGAGTGTAGGAAATGTGGTAACACAGGATATGGTAAAATCGATGGCAAGAAATCCAATTGTTTTTGCAATGGCAAATCCTGATCCTGAAATTACGTATGAAGATGCAGTTGCTGTTAGAAAGGATATCATCATGGCAACGGGCAGGTCAGACTATCCCAATCAAGTAAACAATGTATTGGGATTCCCTTACATTTTCCGTGGAGCACTGGATGTAAGGGCTACACAAATTAATGAAGCCATGAAATTGGCTGCGGTTCGTGCTTTGGCAGAGTTAACCAAAACACCTGTTCCTGATATTGTGAATCTGGCATACAATCAAAACAACATGAGTTTTGGTCCATTGTATATTATTCCAAAACCATTGGATCCCCGCTTATTAAGTACAATTGCTCCGGCAGTAGCCAAAGCTGCTATTGAAAGTGGAGTAGCTCAGAAAAAGATTGTGAATTGGGATGCCTATGTACTTGAGTTGAATAAGAGATTGGGTCTGGACAATCAATTATTCAGAGTGGTAAGTAATAAGGCCCGCAGAGATCCTAAACGATTGGTTTTTGCAGAAGCAGACAACCTGAAAATACTTAAAGCAGCTACCATCATTTATGATGAAGGCATTGCGTATCCTATTTTATTGGGTGATCCGGAAAAAATCAACCGCATTGCAGAATCCAATAGTATTGATTTGTCGGATATTCCTATCGTAGATCCAAGAAGCGATGCAATGGAACACAAAAGAGAGTTCTATGGGGAACTATTCTTTAAGAAGCGTCAACGAAAGGGCTTCAATCATCACGAAAGTTTAAAAGTGATGAAAGATCGAAATCACTTTGGTTGTATGATGGTTGAAACAGGAGATGCGGATGCTATGCTTTCTGGTTTAACTAAGAATTATGCAGAAGCCATTAGGCCTGCACTGCAAATAATAGGAACAGAACCCGGCGTTAAGAAAATTGCCGGTATGTATTTATTACTGACCAAAAAAGGTCCGATGTTTCTGGCAGATACTACGGTGAATTTTCATCCTACTGCAGAAGAATTAGCCGATATTACCCAAATGGTTGCCAAGGAAGTAAGAAGTTTCAATCTTACCCCGCGCATTGCCATGTTGAGTTATAGCAATTTTGGTAGCAGTGATTCTCCGGAGGCCAAACTGGTGGCAGAAGCTACGCGTATTTTGAAACAACGGGATCCTAATTTGATTGTGGACGGGGAAATGCAAGGTAGCCTGGCATTTAATCAAGAGATCTTAGGGGATAATTATCCTTTTAGTGATTTAGTGGATCAGGAAGTGAATGTATTGATGTTCCCTAATTTAACCGCAGGAAATGTGGCGTATAATCTATTGAAGGAATTGGGTGGTGCGGATGCAATTGGACCAATCTTATTAGGGTTGAAAAAACCAGTGCACGTTTTGCAATTGGGAAGCAGTGTACGAAACATCATTAATATGGCGTTGGTGGCTGTGGTGGATGCTCAGATGAAATCAAGAGTAGATACTGCAGAAGAAGTAAAAAGAAGTTCCTGGTGGAAGAGCCGAAGAAAAAACAAGAACTCTAATAACTAA